TAGTTGGTTTTTTTGGTTCAAACGGCATTTATCTGATGGACATTTTGACAGATGTTTAGTTACTTAaatatggtgatcattttgcaatatacacatatattgaatcatcatgttgtacatctgaaactgatatgttatgtgtcaattacatGTCAATAGAAAACCCCGCCACTTATTAAGCccatatatatgtcatatactGTGCCAggtgcatgtatgtatttatatctaCATCCTCATCTGTCCAACAGAAATGATTATCTTGCAAGATTAAaggactaaagaaaaataaaaaataaatataaaacagccTTGCAAGATAATCATTTCTACTGGACAGATAAACACATAAAGACTCAGAAAGGTGAGGAAATAACTTGTCTATGCCCCACAATGCTTTTAAGTGATAGAATGAaaatctgaacccaggtctggctCAGAATCCACAGTGCTTTCCACTGAACCGCATTTATATCTGTTCAAACAGTCATATCCctcatcaataataataatataataatggcCACCACTAACATTTATCTAGCTTTTCTCATGTGGCAAGCATTGTGCTAAGCAATTTATGtctatgatctcatttaatcctcacaatcaccctatgaggtaggtttATCAAGATCTccatttcacagttgaggaaactgagttttatACCAGTTCAGTAATTGCTTTGTTCCCACAGCTGCTCAGGAGCAGGACCAGGGTTGAACCTGGgtctgtctaattccagaacctGTTCTCATAATCATTATACTAGACTATAGGAAACTCAATTCTAGTTCCAGCTCCAACCAGGCAAGACAGTGGCTCCAAAAACTGTCTCAATTTCTTTGTTAATTAAATGGGGACATTATTACTTGTCCCTACTTATTTCACAGAGATATTGGGACTATAAAATGGGAAAGTGTACAAGCTTCAGGAAGATAAATTGCTAGACAAATCCAGGCTTGTCATAAGTTTCACTCACATCTTCCCTCTCTCACGATCATAAAAAGATTTAGCTGACATCATTCGCTCTCAAACATCCTCTGAAGTGGGTAGTgagtattattatctccacttatCAAAGAGCTGAAGCACAAGGCGATGACGTAACTTGCTAGTCAATAAAACCCGAGATTCTAACGCCCACTGCTTATGTTCTTATGGTAAATCCTATTTCTGCGTTTCAAGCTTAACTGTGAAAGAAACAAGAGTGGAAATATTAGTGTCCACTTCAACACACAGATTAAATActtacagaaattaaattttctaCTGCAGTGACACTAATATAAATCTCTAAGGCTCTTACTCCTCACATTCTAAAGAAACTGCATAAAGactcaaaaagaaaatctttccatttccctAGCATAGGTTTCAACTCCTTAGCTTTCTCACATAAGTTATTATTAGTCAAAGGTTACAAAACTGAGTGAGTCATTACCTAGTTTCAACTATGTAGTGAGTCTGGTAGCTTCCAAAGGGGACACAAAACCTCAGTATGAAATTGTTCCctcataaaatcagaaaaaaagaagcatcaAATACATTGTCACATCATAAACATCTAATGTAACTATATAACTTgacttggaaattattttaacaaatcaACCTATAATACCTTGAGTTCAAAATTCAAGTTCCAAGGCAAACAGCATAgttaaaacagtaacaaaagtACACATGGCACCTTTATGATCATTCTTTTCCTGtggggaactatgttcaatatcttgtagtaacctataatgaaaaagaatatgaaaacaaacatatgtatgtatacgtatgatggaaacatgctgtacaccagaaactgacacaacattgcaaactgactatacttcaatttaaaaaaaagtagtaataGGGCCAATCCTCTGTCTTTAATTCTCTAGCTTAAACAGGGGAGTGTTCAGTCTAGTTCCAGATTATTAGTTCCTCTTAAGTCTTGCTTTCTGGAACAACATAACAATCTTTCAATTACTACTAGTTTAATAATCACATATTTTGAAATTACCACAGGGACCAGAGGggaaataagagaaaggaaacttCCACTCTCAAAATTGAACTTAAATACTGAAGTCCATAGACACTTCATTACCACTCTCTCTGACTCTGAATGAATTAGACTTATAAATGAAAAACCTGTCATTTTGTTACAGGGACAAAAACCAAGTTAAGAACCCAAAGAGCTGTTGTTCTACTAATGTCAAGAGAGTTTGCTTCTTGAGTGCCCTGAGATGTCTAAATTCATTCCTGGCCACATAACAAAAGTCCATCCAACCTCAATACGTGCTATGTGGCAAAAGTAAATGACGACTAGGACTCCCAGCTTTTTCAGAGGTTGTTTTAATACATTAGTCTATCTTTCCTTTGAGAACAATCTGTTTTGGTTTCTATAATTGAAACCAATTTTATCTCTTGTGGGGTCAGGGGCTCCTAAGGTCCCTTGAACTTTAATGAGAGTACAAATCACCTGggtatcttgttaaaatgcagaatatgACCCAGAAGGTCTGGGACTGCATgtccaacaagctcccaggtgatgtcaaTGCTACTCAGAGACACAACGCTCTGAGCAGCAGGACTCTAAGGAAtgtttccaaaaagaaataaCCGCAATCAGATGTTTATTCTTAAAACATACAGCCTCTCCCAGGAGTTTGTAAAGAAAGATGATATTCCAGAGCCTAAACAAAGtgtctgctccctcccccttttctgtGATTCTTATCAGCTGGCTGCAAACCCAATGTAATACTGTAATAAGGGCAACGTCTAAGAATGTCTTTTGTGCTGACAATTTATTGGGGTTTGTATGGATGAATTTATGAAACCTCaagttttgtaataaaaaattgattcaaaataaatatttttaattacatcaaATACTAAAGAATAAGTGATGTTTACAAATAGTTTAAAAGAGAATCATTTGGGATTAATAATTTTCACttcccccacaaaataaataGCTCACACACTGAAGAAGACACCTTTCTTTAAGCAGGAGAAAACAACCCCAACAAAAAAAGTCATGCCCATGGCATAGCCATAACATTTTTAGCAAGGAAAGTGCCAAGATGAAGACTTACAAAAGTATATGAGAGGAATTACATGGTAGCAAATTTGTCCTAGAACCTGGGGGAGGGTCCTGGGAGACAGAATGGctggtaaatttaagaaagatTTTCACTGGAAAAGATTATACATGAGGGTCATAGTCCATTCCCCTCAAGAAACCAATAAACCCCACAAACTGTCATTTTTAGGTTTtcaataatgttttcttttcatatggcCATTAGtccaacctcccccacaaaattcAACCAACCATCATCAAAATTAAGTTGGTAATGGGTCAGGCCGGCTATATCCCATGTTTAACCTTAGATGTGTTTCAAGCCAATGAGGGTAAAGTTCTCAGTGGAAGGAGCAAGTAAAAGACACACAGAAGGAAGCCCTCGTCCTGGGCACCACCGCGCGCTCGGCAGTGGAAGGGCTCTCAGGGCTTACGCACGCTCTTCAGCCCCATCACCGTGAAGGTAGCGGCCGTCAgtttctcataaacaaggaacaTGAGAGCAGCAGTGAGGACTGTCTGCAGCAGTTTGGCTTCAAGGCCTTTGTAGAGCCCCATTATTCCAAAACGCCTAAAAGGGAAGAggtttggaaaaaaacagaagattttctttataaaagtcaACTCctgttttaaagaaacaaactactTTGCAAAGGTTTATCCTTAGGATCAAAACAAGCAATGgaagttttaaatattaacaGACTTCTGTTGTTTAggtattttctatctttaaagGTATTCAGGGACTGGTGAATGTTTAGTATTTCTTCATAGCCACCATTAATTTGTAGAATGCTGACAATATCCCACAGATAGGGTGCAGATCCTAAAATCCTAAAATCATCTTAATGCCAAAGTCTGGGATATGACAAAGAACTTTTTAGAGCTTTACTTTAATGTTCTCCTAACTTGGCTATTTCAACCTAACAGTCCCTAAGTGGTAGGAAAGCTGCCATTTGATTTACATCATTTTAGCCTCAACAGAACTAGAGAAAGTGACAGAAATGAAAAGCTATCCAATGCTGAGTCTTCCCATACATATGACTGTCTAACCTTGAGGTTCTCAAATTTAGCGTACACCAGAATCGCCTGAAAGGCTCAGTGGACCACAGACTGCTGGGTCCAGtccagggtttctgattcatTCAGTCTGGAATGGGattcaagaatttgcatttctaacacgctcccaggtgaggaggaggatgacACTAGCCTGGAGACCAGCCCTTTAGAACCACTGCTCCAACCACATGAAGAATGCTCCAGCTAGGACCAAGAATTCAGAGGAAATGCCGCCTCCAAAGTTCCTTGTTGAGAGTGAGTTCATCTCACATGCAAGTTCATCAGCAAGTCCAGGGCTACATATGGCAGGCAGACTGAGATATTAAAGCTAATCGAGTGCTCTATTCAGAAGCTAgtctatgttttatatatttgctaTGTATGAAAATCTATTATTTGGAACAAATCATGTCATAAATGGGAATGAAAGCCTTAACTCATGATTTCTAGTTCATTGACCAACTTGAATTACGTTCCCCCAAGAAAGTCCACTGCAGTGTTTCTCAAGATTAGGTTTGCTGTGAGATAACAGAAAAAACATATACTGGTCTCCTTcctcagttcctggcacagagttcctaaaaccctCGTAATTTCCTAAGTGGTAAGAGCACTAGGAGCATTTCTTACTCTAATATTTGGCCTTTGATCctagttcctgacacagagctcctaaatccttTAACTTCCTGGGTGATAGCAGTGTCTTTCGTTCTAAAGGCTCTGGGAGGGCTCCTGggtggggctggtcaccagaaagaccaagccatgatcaGAAGCTTGGGAttttcagccccacccaccattctccagagagggaagggggctgcaAAAGGAGTTAATGATGGATCATGCCCatgtgatgaagcctccacaaaaatccccaaagtatagggttcagagagcttccaggttggtaaGCACACCCACGTACCAAGAGAGAGACGCACCCCAGCACTCCAGGGACAGCAGCCCTAGTGCTTAGGAGCCTCCCAGAGCTCTTTATCCGGCTGTTAGCCTGAACCCTTTATCATagcctttaataaactggtaaacataaaTAAGTGTTCCCCTGAGTTCGGTGAGCTGCTCCAGCAAACAATCGAATCCAAGAGAGAGGAGGTCACGGCAACCTCTAATCTGcagccaagtcagacagaagttCTGTGTAACCTGGGGACCTACTACTTGTGACTGTCACCTGAAATGGGGGTCAGTATCATGGGAGTGAGCCCTTACTGAACCTGTGGGATCtaatgctatctccaggtagacagtgtcagaattgagttaaattttagGGCACTCAGCTGGTATTACACAGAATTGCTTGGCGCAGGAACCCACCCCCACATCTGGTGACCAGAAGTGCCCAAAGTGAAGTGTCCTGTGTGAGCAGTAAAGGAAAGATAGACTGGTGTGAATTTTTCTCTATATCCActcacatcagaatcaccagCGTCTGTTTAGAAATGAAGATTgccaggtcccaccccagaggGGAGGCATGAATCAGTATTTTAACAAGCACTTCAGGTGATTCTTAATCAATCAGAATTCTGGAGAGGCGAGGCATGGTATACTCTCCTGTCCGATATAGTAGCTATTAGCCACAtgtggaaatttaaatttaagtaaaattaaaaattcagttcctcagttgtactggccatatttcaagtgcttcaACaaccacatgtggttagtggtgACCCTACTGAACAGCACAGATATTTCCATCATTGTAGAACATTCTAGTGGATGAAGAAAagttcttcattcattcattaataagTTCCTGAGTGCTTACTGAGCATATGAGTTTGAACATTTGGCTCCGCCTCCATCTGCCTTGTGCTGGGAAAATCACTTTCCTtctctaaatctgtttcctaatctgcaaaaaCTGGAATACAGTCACCCTTCCACACTCACAAGGTTGAGTGAAAACCAAACAAGATGAGAGATGTGAAAACACACTGGATCTGAAAACTATATAACCCTGCAGATTTCTAGTTAACACtatgttcttaattttcttaactACATCTTTCTTAACTCTCACAATGCTATGGAAATTGGTATCACTTTTTTTGGATCAATATGGCAACACTTATCAAAATTTTATACGTTCAAACTTCTTAACCAAGTGATTCTACTTGAAGGAATTTTCTCTGCAATACAATCACTCAGGTGTGCAAAGCTGAATTTATGGGCTATTCTTTTATCAATCTTTATAAAGgcaaaacttggaaacaaactaaatattCACCATAAGTGTATTAGTCAATAAATTATGGTATGTTATGTAACAAAAAACAAggcagtcattaaaaaataatctaatataGATATTGATATGGAGGCTTGTTTGTAacattaagtttacttattttttttataacattaagtttataaaaatgcaagtttGCAAAGCAATATTCCCATATAATCCCATTTGTATAAAAACAAATACccaaaaatgtatgttttatgcAGTATTCTGGAAATCTATACACTTTTTGTTAACAGTGACTACCTCttggaaaagggaaaggagagagagaaaacagtaagGATGCATGTATTTATAGCTTTCCTGACATTTAAATGACTTCAATTTAATGAGTTCTGACTGATGTACACtcgtgaaaccatcaccacattcAACGtagtgaacatatccatcacctccaaaattaTCCTCATCTCCCTCTGTAACCGTTCCCCCTCTTCCCCTACTctggccccaggcaaccactgatctgttttctgtcactattgatcatttgcattttctaagttctatgtaagtggaatcatacagtatgaattcttttttgtatgacttcttttactcagcataattattttgagatctatctatgttgttgcatgtatcagtaattccttccttctgatttctgaatagtattccactgtatagatataTCACAAATTGTACCTCCTCCCCTGATGATGGGCATTTGgggtgtttccagtttttgactctTACAAAGaaagctgctattaacatttATGTACAGGTCTTCGTGTAGATATACTTCATTTCTCTCCAGTAAATACCTTGAAGGAGAATGGCTGGGTCTATGGTAGGTGTCGGTTTAACTTAACAGAATGTCAAACTGCATTCTTTGGAAAAAGTGGTCGTGCCATTCTGAATTCCCACTAGCACAAGAAGATTCTGGTTGCTTCACATTTTTGCCAACACTGGTTATGGTGGGCatttagtttttactttataccacttctttatctttgattttttttaatcccaagcATATTCTATCTTTGtaataagtttattttcaaaatatcttacaTCTAGGAACAGTAATAAAGTTATAGCAGCTTTTGCTTCAAAGGTGCTCTGACTTATCTGACTTCCCGAGGGAtcagtttctttaaatgaaacagagaaatgacaatagtacctgcctcacagggcaATTGTTCAGATTAGGTGAGCTTGCCTATGCAGAGcattcagcacagtgcctgccacacagcGAGCACTCAAAAATGTTAGCtactgtcatcaccatcaccactgttGTCACCATTATGAAGTTGTTGTAACTCTTCCTGCTCCCCCCGCTTTCCCACTCTGACTGCGGCTCTCTGATAGCTGCTTGTTTCTATCTACGAGAGGTCACAGGATATGCCACTGACGGAGCACTACTCAGCAGGATGGTCTCTACGTTAGATTATAGGAGGgctctctcttatttttaattccatgtttcaggtgtacagcattataatttgacatctgtGTGCACTACACACTGATCACCACCACAAGTCTAATAACCATCCATTACGTACAGTTGACTCCTTTCATCCATTTTGCCCTCGaaccctcttcctctctggtaaccaccaatgtGTTCTCTGCCtcaatgagctttttttttttttaagattccacatgaaaaaaaaaaaaaaagattccacatgagtgaaatcacatggtatttgtccttctccgcctgacttatttcacttaacataatacctacaaggtccagccatgttgtcacaaatggcaggatttcacaGGAGCATTCCCCTTCTGAAGGTGTCCTGAATATTTGTAACGAACAAAGAATAAGGCCCTGCACTTTTCTGTAATATTTCCAAAATGCTGTCATATCTCACTAAGCCCCAAAAGTGAGAAATCTGTGAGCACAGCAGGCAAGGGAGAAGTTTCTGGGCTGCCACTGCCAAGGCAGTGGTGCAAGATAAGCAAACACAACCACTTCTTGGCAGAGATGGCTGTTAAGAGAGGACAGAATGTGAAACATCTACGAAGCTCACCTTACTCGCTGGTGAAGAAGATAGAGAACATTCCGAAGACTCCCCAGGGTTCTGTTTTCTGGGTTTAGTCTGTGACGTCCAaactgaggaggaagaaaaaaaaaatcaaataattactCTTTGCtactgcttcctttttcttaatttctaccTGTAAAGGAAATTATGTTGGAGTAATATCTTACAGCataaggtaataaaaatatcCAATTAGTATGTAGATTTCATTAATACTctatttttcaatgaaataaatgaaatatttcaatgaaataagtgaaaataagaaacattttttcagtGAAGCAAGcatgagaattttcattttacagagaatcGTAGGGGAAAATTctacctcaaaattaaaaaccatgcCCGTGATGATGTCGATATTGATGGCATGGCTTTCAGTTCTTTAAGAAGTTCTGATAAACACTCATCAATTAGAATCTCTGTAGTCCAAGCTCTTCACATTAAATCTCTGTACTACGAAAGTGTCAAAACAATTTATCTGAACGCTACTGAATTCCTTTATGTTAGctaccaatttaaaaatagtacaCTAGTAAAAATACTTTTAACAGAAGGTAATCATATTTTTGAACTGAAATACTTTCACTTCCACCCTCATTTTACTCATCAGCaagttctttgaattttttctccCAAACAGACCTTGAATCTGTCCTCACCTGGTCTCTCCTCTCCACTGCTAGACTTCAAGTCCAGGCCACCATCATGTCTCCCCTGTATTACTGAAACAGCCTCCTCTTATCTCTCCACTGAACAGTCACAGTAATCTTCTCAAATTGTTAATCAGACCACATTACGCCCCAGTCTAAAGCCCTGCAAGGCTTCCCACTGTCCTCACCTACAGCCTCCCTGCTACTTCCCAATCTCCCCGAGCCACCGCCAGCCACAATGGCCTCCTTTCAGTTCCTAGGACTCACCAAGCTCTTGACACATCGCATTTCCTCCGTCTAGAATACTCTTCCTCCCGCACTTGGCACGGCTGGATCCTTAGCTGCCCTTAAGTCTTGATTTACACGTGGCTCCACAAAGGAGCCCATTCCCAGTCATGCCATTTAGGAAGCTCCCCACCATGCTGCTCTCCACTAAGTCACAGGATGCTGTTCACTTCCTGTAAGTCCTTTCCTGAACTTGTAATTATCTATATCTcgcttatttatctgttcattctcTCCTCTGTTACCCCTCTAAGGGCGGGGACTCTTTTATTCATCATGTGCACCCAGCTCCTCACACAGAGTGGGTGCTTAAAAGAGACGTATctcaatgaataaataactgaatgaatgaaaaactagAAATTTGAAAGTGCTTCAGAAAAGCTAAATCATTAATTCCTCTTGAATGAACTAAACGAATCAAGATTTTGTAAAGGATAATCTACCCTGACACCAAACAAATCAACTTGAACGAAAGGAAGGAAACTTACATTTTCCTGAGGTCCTTAAAGAACCTTCCTCCATATTTGGGTTTTCTGAGATACCATGTTACCTAAGAAATTGCAAATGTAAACTTTGTTCCAAGCCAAATAGGAAACCAACTGATAGCCCGACTGGTTAGCAAAATGTCAGACAAACggaaaaatggaagaggaatgCTCTGGCTTAACAACTGACTACTTCATTAACATTGCTTCACACAGAGAAACCACGTATTTTAGAATGTTGTTTGACTAAATCCAGGGACTCACCCTCAGGATTGACTGTACCGTCTGCATGGGATAGGTAACCGTGGTGGCAATTGCTTTGGCTATTGCACCAATGATGAACACATCcaaagaagaaagctggaaagcaaagaaagaatgaactaCATCAATCTAAACAAGAAGGTGTCAGAGATtatttgctgctttcaaaatcagGGATTACCTTCATTCGTTTCTTTAAAAGCTGCCGTTTTAAACCTTCATAGAACATGAATTGGATGGCAGGATTGAAGACCAGCAGCAAGGAAGGAAATGTGCCATTCCATAAAGCTGAGATTCCTTCATCCCGAATGATCTGGTGAAAAGCATCTAAGCAAGAAATCAAGGACCTGTGATGACAATCCCCTAACcagagaaaacaacacaaattctGTTCAAATGTACCCAGGACACAAACCATACCGGTTCTATCCAGATTTCCTTCTTGCCATGACATTTTAGAGGCAAATTAATCAGTTACTACTTTTGAATAATCATCAGATACTGACAGTCACCAAGTTACTGAGAGACCAACTTCAATCACAGGCAACTCTTCCTGACAAACCTGGGGTTAACATGTCAAATTTTCCTAAGTAATCACCACCACTGGGAACTCTGTATTACACAGACTTGAGAACTGATGGCTTGTGTGTTTCACAACAAAGTCTAGTACAGAAAACAGTAAGATAGTTTCCTGGAGTCCGTTTTATAGGACTGCCTTATAAGAAAACCACTGTTTTCATTACAAAGATGGAAACATGAGAAAGGAGAACCTGGCATGTGATATATTAAAAAGCAGAAGCTCAAAGATATCCTACACTACTTTGGTATCTTCATCCAAAGACAACACTAGAAGAAAAAAGGTGCAGCAGATTATTCTTCAGAAATATTCACCCCCTCCCACTACACTCCATGGGATatttctccccctcttcctgggGCTTGGAAATTGAATGGGCTTTGGTCTAGAGGAGGTCAGCAGACAAGATACAGACAGGGCTTGAGATATGCTTGTACGATTGGGCGCGTCCTCTTCTGCTTTCGCCATCACCAAGAGTATACGCTCAGGCTGGtcccaggagaaggaagagagacacGCGGAGCTGAGGCTCCCAGGCTGGAGTCAGCCTAGATGAGTCAAATCCCCATCAATCCACAGacacatgaacaaaacaaatgctTACTTCTCGACACTGAGATGTGAGGCTGTCTGTCATAAGCATTATCATGGAAACTCGACCAAGAGACACTCACCAATAATACCACTGTAGTTGGTTGGTACAATgtcttcatttctaaattttgCCCCCTGCAGCTTCAGCCTGGTGTTTACCACCCAGAGTGGAGTTGTTAGCAGCACGTTCACTACCCctttagaaagaaagagggagagacaaagggaaagcAAAATGTAATCTTTGAAGCTTTGCTGTCTTATATTAAAGCTACACACCAATCTTCCAGCTATACTTCTGCCACTGACCTCCTAGGAGACCTAAGGTAAGGTGTCCCTCTGTGCCCGGGTGCAACACAAGCCAGTACTGTTAGAAGCAATTCAGAAGCCTAGGTGATGGCAGAATGGCTGGCAACAGTACTCTCCACATGAAAAGAGTAATGAGTTTCCTCACCTATATAACAGGAGGCAATCTGTTTGTCAATTTATAGAGCATCCAAAGTAGCAATTTTGATACTGTTTTAAGTAtacgtaatttttaaaaacagctttttaagACAGGGGAAGTGGCTTATTGATCACATGCTAAATAAGTCCATGACAATATCACATAAAACACACCATTTATAACTCTCATATAAGTAGCTCACATGGTTTTAAGTGAGTATGGATCTAGTACAATGGGTGACAGGTGGGAGAAAGTGGTGACATTTGAGAGTGCTTCAACATGGACTAGAGGCTCATGGAAGAGTTCCTCATGGCTTGGGGGATTAGGATAGGCAGGCAGCAAGCAGCAGTTATGAACTGTCACAAAAACACCTGAAACAGCTTCACAAGCATAATCCTTACAAGCTTAAGGATGGGGATCTTGGCCCCCCAAGGTGGCCTCAGAGTGGAACAATACAATGAGCCAGGTGCTTCTTTTGTGAAAATACATGATCCCAATTTAACACCTTCTTGAGATAATAAAATATTCCTCATCAGTCCtgaaatgattaaagaaaaataccagacaGAGTTGTAAcaaagtgcctgacacacagtagtatacactttataaatgtttgttaagtaaAATATTGAACAAGTAAACCAATGAACAAACTCAGCAAACAACCATACATCAAGCTATCTGGCTCCAGACATGCTTTGAAGAACCAAGAGGCACAATGATAAGGAAGAGAAACTTTCTTTTACTAATAGCCACTTAAATACAACAGgattaaaaatgtttgatttaaGGAATCTCAGAACATACTAAGGATAAGCTTGGTGAAACTGCCAGGAAATCCAAATTCTGGTTTTTCATTAGTTGTATACAGCTGCAAAAGTAAGATATTTTGGAACCTCTCTCTTAGGAACATTATGAGaatatatttctcaaaataaaaggcattatcaaataattttatgaGTTGTACttgttatatttttacatataacaCCAAGGAGTCATCTGTAGCCATGATTCAATGTACTTATACGTTGTCACTTGAGGCAttgattattttctgaaaaagtctTACTGAGAGATTCTTGctagtctcattttaaaaaagcagtgcCCAAGAGGCCAAGACAGAAGAATATCAACACACATCCATTTGCCCAGACTTTATAATGTA
This sequence is a window from Camelus ferus isolate YT-003-E chromosome 12, BCGSAC_Cfer_1.0, whole genome shotgun sequence. Protein-coding genes within it:
- the SLC25A17 gene encoding peroxisomal membrane protein PMP34 isoform X2; translation: MASVLSYESLVHAVAGAVGSMTAMTVFFPLDTARLRLQVDEKRKSKTTHMVLLEIIKEEGLLAPYRGWFPVISSLCCSNFVYFYTFNSLKAVWVKGQHSTTGKDLVVGFVAGVVNVLLTTPLWVVNTRLKLQGAKFRNEDIVPTNYSGIIDAFHQIIRDEGISALWNGTFPSLLLVFNPAIQFMFYEGLKRQLLKKRMKLSSLDVFIIGAIAKAIATTVTYPMQTVQSILRFGRHRLNPENRTLGSLRNVLYLLHQRVRRFGIMGLYKGLEAKLLQTVLTAALMFLVYEKLTAATFTVMGLKSVRKP